In Isoptericola variabilis 225, the genomic window TGACCGGACCACGCAGTTTCGCGAGCGTCGCTGAGGGCCCACGGTTGGCAGGCGTGGGCGCGATCGGGTTCGCTCGTGCGCGAACCGGACCTAGAGGAGCGGCAGGCGACCTTTCAAATCTGGCTTGCGGAACGCCGTAGATGCTGGCGTCCTTGGACTGCGAGATGCCGGCCACAAGACGTGGGAGTTCCCCGAACTGCTTCTGGCGCGCGCAGAACGCCGAGCCGACCAAGCATCGCAGTGCCCAACCGCTTGGGGGAGGCTTGCGTGCCGGAATGGCATGATGGTCTGCTGGTGACCGTGACCAGAGACGCTGGCGCAGCACCCGCCCGCCGGACGTTCGGTGTGGTAGCGCACCCGGGCGCGTCCTCGGTCGCCGCAAGCCGCCGGATGAGCGTCGCCCGCCGGCGCGATACGGCGCCCGAGATCGCTTTGCGCCGGCTCCTACACGCCGATGGCCTTCGCTACCGCGTCACATACCCGGTCCCCGGGAACCGGCGGAGGACCATTGACATCGCCTTCACTCGTCTGAAGGTCGCGGTGTTCGTGGACGGCTGCTTCTGGCACGGCTGTCCGGAGCACGGTACAAGTCCGCAATCTAACAGCGACTGGTGGGCTGCGAAAGTAGCCGCAAATCAGGCACGTGACCGAGACACCGACTGTCTGCTCGAAAGCCTTGGGTGGGCAGTGGTACGCATCTGGGAGCACGAGCCGCCATCACGTGCCGCGGACATCGTGACACGGGTAGTCGACCGCCGCAGGCGGGGATTCTCTCCCGACCACTTCGACGCGATGGATCGCGGCAGCCTCTAGTCGATTGTGTCGTTGTTCAGAACGGACGTGATACGTCAGGTCGCCCTATGGGCGCAGGCTCGAATCGAAACGTCGGCTGCCGCTCAGTGGGCGGGCACTGCACGTGCGCGCGCCTGGCCGCGCTCCATCGCCTCGCGAATCTTCGTGCGCAGGTCGCCACCAGTCTCGGCCATCGTTTTGCGAACGGCGTCCAGAATGGCCTGTCCGCGAACGTCCAGCTCGAGCAACCACGCATCGCGCTCGACCTGTGCGGCAAGAGCCTGAGCCACGACGCCAGTGTTCACGCCGTTGCCGAGTTGCTTCCATGTTGCGGCGTCCTTCTGGCCCGCCCAGTCGAAGCCATCTGGGAGCCCTTGGAGACGCGCGCCCTCGATTACGGACAGCCGACGCTTCAGGGGGCCGATGATTGGCGTCTGGGAGATGGCAACAAGTGCAGGCAAGTGTGTCATGCGCTTGACCCGAAGACCTGACGGGCGTAGGGAAATAACGCAGTCGTGCACAGATGGGGCATCTTGCGCCTGCCACTCAAACTTTTGCCGCGACTCCGGGAACTTCTTCGTCTGGGCAAGCCATTCCTCAGTCCAGGCGAGGTCGTACGCACACAATCGATCGAACAGATCAAAGTTCTTGTTGAGGTGGCTGACTTTCCAGGCCATACTCGAGGCTTCATCAAGCAGTCGCTTGCGCTTCTTTGCGTCCGTGGTCCAGACGTGAGCCCAGATCGGGAAACCGGGGATCTCCCGTGCACGTCGACCTGCCGCATCCGCTTCGGCCGCTAGCATTTCGCGCGTCTTGTGGAGCCACAGATCCCAGTGCTCGATCCACTTCCATTCGTGGTCCGCGACCTTCGTCCCGGGCACGTCCTCGCGATCAATGAGTGGCAGGTGCTTTCGAAGGTTCCACTCACCGCGCATGCGGAGGTGGTCGAGCGAAATCGGTTCGACGTCCTCGAACGGACTGGGCAGCTTGAGCGTCCCGGCGGCGCGACGCTGTCGATAGACATCGCTGCGGTGCTCGGGATTGATTCTCGTCGCAGCGATAAAGACGCGCTCGCGAGTTTGAGGGTGCCCACCGAACTCTGGTGCGATCATCGCTGGCGAGAATATGGCCGCCTTGTGGCTCACCCGGTAGCCAGCCTGCCGCAGGGTCTTAATGATGACTTCCCACTCGTGTATATGGCGCGGACCTGCCAGGTTGCGGACGTTCTCCAGAAGGACGATCGAAGGGCGGCGGTCTTCGACTACCCTCATGATGTCGAAGAACAGCGTTCCGCGAGCTTCTTCCATCCCCTTCTGAGCGCCAGACTTGGAGAACGGTTGGCACGGGAACCCGGCGACGAGGACGTCATGCTCCGGAACGTTGACCTCGTCGCCCGAAGTGTCGAGAGTTATGTCGCCCTTGTCGTTGTTTCCGCGGGCACTCAGACCCCAGTTGGCCTCATAGACGCGCCGTGCTTCGGCGTCGATCTCAACTGCGTAGACGCACTCGCCGCCCATCGCGTCGAGAACGGCATGAAACCCGCCGATGCCCGCAAAGAGGTCAACGTACCTAAATGGGGCGCTGGTCACGGGGGAGGCTCCCTCGGTCGGACGATCGAACACACGTACAGCTAACCCGAACTGGCCCACGAACGCAAGTACCGTCCAGGGGGAGTCGTGCGGCGGTCGTCAAGTCTCGCATGCCGGGTCCGTCCGGAGCGGATGCTCGGGCAGTCGGGGGCCCGGGTCGGAGCCTGCGGCCACGTCGGCGAGCTGGTCCTGACGCCCGGAAGGATCGACTGTGCGGGTGCGCATCCCACGCTCGTCGCGGTTCGGACAGGCCACGGCGCCTGACTTTGCTGAAGACTGGCCAAACTATGCGAGGCTTTTGACGGTTCCGGCGGCCTCGGTGGAGCCGCGCATCGTGCTTATATGGCAAGATTCGTGCCGATGACTGAGCCGATTGGACCGGATGCTGCAGCCGAGGCTGACTTCGTGGAGAGCGTGCGCAGCATGCTGGCGCGTCCCGACTACCTGCTTCCGCTCGCGGCGGCCGAACGCCAGTTCCGCGATCACTACTACGGGCTCAATTCAGCGGCACTCCTAGAGGATCTGTTCTTCGACGCACTAGGAAACTTTCTGCGCCAGACGCGCCCCGCAGTCAGCCTGACTCGGCCGCCGACGGGTCAAAAGGGGTGGGACTACAAGTTCAATGGGCTTGAGATATCCCATAAGGTGAGTCAGAAACTTGATGTGATTGCGGCTCTATGGGATGCCACTAAGCAAGGAGTGACGACGTGGTCCTTCAACGAGCCGATTGCCTACGTTCTGGGCGGGAACGCGCCCGCCGCGGGAGTGGAAGTCTCGCTGGAGGATGGCACCGAGTTCCGCTGTCGGTCGGTCGCTGATCTCGCCCCTTCATTCGTGCTCGACGGTCGGGCCCTGCTGGTGGTTGTCTGGCCGCAGACGGGAAACCAGCCGCGCCTCCTAGAAGTTCGCGGATCCGGAGCGGATGACGTGGCTGCCAAAGTCTTACCGTTCGATGCGATCTGGCTACACGTCGCGGAGGCGGTTCGACTCGGGATCCCCGTGAACGATATCGACGTTCTTGTCACAAACCGGAGGGTAAAGCCGGCCCAACTTCGAGCGCTTGAGTTTGCTGTAGAAACTGGTGGGTCGATCGACATTTCTGTTGGTAGGCGCGGCGGGGTCTACCTTCTGAGCCGGGACACACTCCAAGATCTCGACGTTACGACCAACAATCGAGGTATCCTCATACCCAAGCAAACGGTTGAGCGTCTCCTGGGCGAGGCCTTCCTTCGGGGCAACTTCACCCCATTGCCGCTCTGGTACTGGGTGTATGCCGAGCGTCGGCCGCCTGACATGTACTCGGCACAACGTGCCGAGTATGACGCCCGGTTCAGCGCCAGCCTCGGAGGGCGACTGGCCTGATCGGCGTGCCGGTGCGGGCGACCGGAGCCAGGATCAGCGGCTCCTCCGAGGCGCATTCGGATGACGGCCATACCTCTCCATGTGCCGTCCGCGAGTGGTGCGTTGCCCCGCGGTGGGTGCGCTCGAGCGGGTGAAATGCCCGGAGCAATGCGCTTGGGCGCGCTGGTCTGCTCTTTATGATGCCATTATGTTGGCAGCGCCTGACGACCTGCGCGCAGGCCGAGCGGTCGCGTGCGGCAGTGGGTGATCCACGAGGTGGCAGGGCGTCCGACCATCCGGACGACGTGGCGGGAGTGGGAGCAGTCTCCGGTCCCTCCGCCGTACTACGTCCCGTCCAGACGTCGCCACGTCGGCACGCGCATCACCGCCGGCGTTCTGCTGATCGCGCTGACGATGTCGGTGTGGGGCCGTGCCGGCTGGCCCGGGATCCCGGAGCAGGTGGCGTCGGGAGTGGCGGAGCTCGCCGGCCGCCCGGCTGACGACGCGCTCGTCCCAGACGTCGTCGCCCTGGCCGACGACGCCTACATGTCCGACGAGGGCCGTCGAGTCTTCCTCGCCGCGAGCCCGGAGGTCGTCGACCTCGAGGACGTCGCCGAGGAGTGCGAGAACGCCCCTGCCGCGCGGCACTCCGGTCAAGGCAGTCCCCGAAGGCGAGGAGTTCGAGCTCGCCGGCTGCTACGTCGGCGACGGCAGGGGAGGAGGCGTGATCTTCCTGGCCGCGCCCGAGCACCCGTCGTTCTACGACGACGTCGTGACCACGGCCGCGCACGAGATGCTGCACGCGGCGTGGGAGCAGCTCGACGTGCGCGAGCGTGCCGAGCTTCGCGATCTGCTCGAGGCGGAGGTCGCCGACCTGGGCGCCGACGACCCGATTCACGAGCAGATCGAATGGTCCACCGACGGCAGCAAGATGGCCCGTCCCTCGGAGCTCTTCGCCTACGTCGGGACCCAGATAGGGCGGGAGGGTGGCCTCGAACCGCAGCTCGAGGAGGTGTACGCCCGGTTCATCTCCGACCGTTCCGCCTTGGTCGCCGTGCACACGGACAACCCTTTCGGCTGAGCAGGACACCCGCCGGCGGGTGAAATTGCCCAGAGCAAGGCGCTCGGACGCCGTCGCGCTCCTAGGATCCGGAACGTGTCGATGCCGCCCGACGACCTGCCGCGGAGCCCGAGCGGGCGCGTGCCGAAGTGGGTCATCGACGAGGCGGCCGGCCGTGCGACGACTCCGACGGCGTGGCGCGAGTGGGAGCAACGGCCGACGGCCCAGCTGGCGTCAGGACGGCACCGGGGAAGCAACCGGGGCCTGCGCGTGACGATCGCCATCCTCTCGGTGCTCATCACGGTGGCGGTGTGGGGCCGAGCCGGGTGGCCTGGGGTGCCGCAGGAGTGGGTCGCCGCCGTCGAGGAGGCGACGGGCCAGAGTGACGGAAGCGCCCTGGCTCCCGACATCCTCGCCCTCGCGGACGCGGCGTACATGACCGACGAAGGTCGAGCCATCTTCTACGGCACGGAACCAAGGATCGTCGACCGTGAGCAGGTGGCCGAGCTGTGCCGGAGGACCGGTCCGGACGACCGGGACCTCGAGACCGGTCAGTACAGGATCGCCGGTTGTTACGCCGGCGACGGTACGGGACGCGGGGTGATCTACCTTGCGAAGCCGGATGACCCGCGCCTCTACGAGGGCCTCGTGACGACGGCCGCGCACGAGATGCTGCACGCCGCGTGGGAGACCCTCGGTCTCCGCGAGCAAGCGGATCTCGCTCCGATCCTGGAGGCCGAGGTCGCGGCCCTCGATCCTGCGGACCCGATTCACCAGTCGATCGCGTGGTCGATCGGGGACGCGGCCACCTTCACGGCTTCCTCCGAACTCTTCGCGAGCCTCGGCGCCGCGGTATGGCGTGACGGTGGCTTGGATCCTCGGCTCGAGGAGATCTACTCGAGGTTCATCAGCGACCGTGCGGCGCTCGTGGCGGTGCACAGCTCCTGGTCCGTCGGCTGACTCCGACACGCGGCACACCCGCTGGCACATCCCCTCTTACCTGCGCTAACGTTCCCGCCAGGTCAACGAGTAATCAGCGATACGGCCTCCGCGTGCTGATCCGGCAACCGCGCTCCTCGCGCACGGTGCCCCGGGAGGAAGACCGGCCGGCCCGATCCCGGGCTGGAAGCGCGAGGATGCCGTGTGGCGCGGCTCCTCCACGACCGAAGGAGCCGAACCATGCCCACGCACCCCGTCGAGCACGCCAAGCTCATCCCCTGGGACGTCCGCCCGCAGCACCGCAACAACTTCCACCTGTCGATGCTCCGTGTCGCCGCGCGGATCCGTGCGGGCGAGCTCGACAGCATCCGTCCGGTCGAGCTCGACCACCACACGTCGTGGCGGTGCGAGCTCAGCAAGCTCAACGCGGTGGTCCTCTACGACCCCCACACGCCCGACGGCTTCTACCTCGTGCCGCGGCGGAAGGGCGACGACGACATCATCCGCCGCCCGTCGTGATCACGCCGCAAGGCCGACCATTGTCGACATCCGCGCCACCCCGGCCGGCGCGTGCTGCTTGAAGCGAGCGACGGCGTCGGACACATCCTGCCGCCCGGCGTGCTCGGGCCCGATCCGCGCGGGGTTGAGGAGCGTGCTGTTCGCCCACGCGCGGATCTCGCGATCGGCGCCGAACGCGGTGGCGGAACGGTGCCCGAGCACCTGCATCGTCACCCATCCGGCCGTCGAGTTGCCGTACGGGCTCGGCGGGCACAGCGCGTTCTTGGCGGCGTCGTCGTCCCGCGTCGCCTCGACGAACCCGATGAGCGCCGCGCCGAAGCACGGGAACCCGGCCCGGGTGGGCTGCAGCGTGATCCTCTCGCCCCAGATCGGCACGAGCGGCGGGTACTTCAGGCCCGGTGACGCGCAGTGCACGACGACGGAGCCTCGTCCCGTGACGACGTCGCCGCCGTCGAGCACGAGCCGGCCGGGCGCCGCGCGGCGGATGTGCCCGAGCCGCACGACGTTCTCGATCGTGCGGAGCCGCTCGAGCTCCCACCGGGCGAGCGTGGGCGTCTTGGCCATGGTCGGGGTGACCGAGCGGTCGATGCGCAGCATGATGCCGCGGTCCTCGAGGTGGAGCATGAGGTCTTCGGGCGTGACGGCGTCGGCCGCCGACTCCATGAGGTCCGCCGCCATGCCGATGAACACGGCCGGGTCGGGCTGGATGACCGCGCGGTCGAGCATCCACGGGTCACGCGGGCGCACCCAGGCGATCGCGTCCGGGTCGACGCCCTGGTCGAGCAGCCAGATGCACGTGTCGGTCGCGGTCTTGCCGGAGCCGACGACGATCCACCGCTCGGGCGTGCCGTTCACCTCGAGCGTCGGCAGCAGGCCGGCGGGCACGACGCGCGCACCGTCGTCGACGGCGAACGGCGGGGGAGTGACGGCCGGGACGTCGGGCGCGAGGTAGCTCGCGTCGACGACGCGACGCCGGACCCGCACCTCGCGCTCCTCGCCCGTGGTGAGCGAGCGGATCGTGCCGTCGTCGTACTCGTGCGCGGGGAAGAACTCGACGCGGTCCGACGCGCGGAGCCGCTCCTCGAGCACGCGCGCGTAGTACCGGCGGACGTCCTCGCCGGTCGCGCGCTCGTGCAGCCCGGCCTCGGGGCCGTCGGTCTGCACGCGCCCGTCGCCGAGCCGCGTCGACGCCACCCCGTACAGCTGCGACGCCTGGTGCAGCCGCACGAACGGGTACGCGTCGAGCCAGTGGCCGCCGACGCCGGGACGCCGGTCGACGAGCACCACGCGCGCTCCGGCGTCGTGGTCGATCAGCGCGTCGACGAACGCCATCCCGGCCGCCCCGGCGCCCACCACGACGTAGTCCGTCTCCAGCGCGCGTGCCATTCCGTCACTCCAGCACCCGCACGACGCCGGGTCAACGCGCGGAGCGGGTGAACGCCGTCGAACCCCCGCCAGCGGCGAGGCGGGCGAACCGGTGCCAACCTGGCGGGATGAAGATCGCCACCCGGACCGGACGGAGCGCGGGCCTGTGGAGCGACCGCCTGGGCGCGCCCGCGACCCGCGCGCTGCAGGTGCTGATCCTCCTGGCGCTCGCGGCGTGCGTCGTGTTCGCGATGATGCGGCTCAAGCTGCTCGTCATCCCGCTGCTCATCGCGGTGATCCTCGCCGCGGCGCTCGCGCCCGTGGTGCGCTACC contains:
- a CDS encoding FAD/NAD(P)-binding protein — encoded protein: MARALETDYVVVGAGAAGMAFVDALIDHDAGARVVLVDRRPGVGGHWLDAYPFVRLHQASQLYGVASTRLGDGRVQTDGPEAGLHERATGEDVRRYYARVLEERLRASDRVEFFPAHEYDDGTIRSLTTGEEREVRVRRRVVDASYLAPDVPAVTPPPFAVDDGARVVPAGLLPTLEVNGTPERWIVVGSGKTATDTCIWLLDQGVDPDAIAWVRPRDPWMLDRAVIQPDPAVFIGMAADLMESAADAVTPEDLMLHLEDRGIMLRIDRSVTPTMAKTPTLARWELERLRTIENVVRLGHIRRAAPGRLVLDGGDVVTGRGSVVVHCASPGLKYPPLVPIWGERITLQPTRAGFPCFGAALIGFVEATRDDDAAKNALCPPSPYGNSTAGWVTMQVLGHRSATAFGADREIRAWANSTLLNPARIGPEHAGRQDVSDAVARFKQHAPAGVARMSTMVGLAA
- the dcm gene encoding DNA (cytosine-5-)-methyltransferase, with protein sequence MTSAPFRYVDLFAGIGGFHAVLDAMGGECVYAVEIDAEARRVYEANWGLSARGNNDKGDITLDTSGDEVNVPEHDVLVAGFPCQPFSKSGAQKGMEEARGTLFFDIMRVVEDRRPSIVLLENVRNLAGPRHIHEWEVIIKTLRQAGYRVSHKAAIFSPAMIAPEFGGHPQTRERVFIAATRINPEHRSDVYRQRRAAGTLKLPSPFEDVEPISLDHLRMRGEWNLRKHLPLIDREDVPGTKVADHEWKWIEHWDLWLHKTREMLAAEADAAGRRAREIPGFPIWAHVWTTDAKKRKRLLDEASSMAWKVSHLNKNFDLFDRLCAYDLAWTEEWLAQTKKFPESRQKFEWQAQDAPSVHDCVISLRPSGLRVKRMTHLPALVAISQTPIIGPLKRRLSVIEGARLQGLPDGFDWAGQKDAATWKQLGNGVNTGVVAQALAAQVERDAWLLELDVRGQAILDAVRKTMAETGGDLRTKIREAMERGQARARAVPAH
- a CDS encoding very short patch repair endonuclease, with amino-acid sequence MSVARRRDTAPEIALRRLLHADGLRYRVTYPVPGNRRRTIDIAFTRLKVAVFVDGCFWHGCPEHGTSPQSNSDWWAAKVAANQARDRDTDCLLESLGWAVVRIWEHEPPSRAADIVTRVVDRRRRGFSPDHFDAMDRGSL